In Halovivax gelatinilyticus, the following are encoded in one genomic region:
- a CDS encoding TrkH family potassium uptake protein translates to MSVRVDWRSSASLTGTVLKWLAVPLAVPLVLAAIEGEAAGPFAVAIAVTVVVGLSMERLSDERELGHREAFLMVAITWLGVAVVGAIPFFLAGLDADPESSFYNPLTELVFAGEPSAGPVVLGALVDSLFESTSGLTTTGATIMTGWDFENQSAAIMLWRQLIQWLGGLGILVVAIGLLSNLMVGGAQLMETESQTRDVRKLTPEIEKTARIIWGLYVGITVAAAATFYGLHLLGLAPNMDLFNAISHALTSVATAGFSPEPESAGAFSPIAQWSMLPFMLLGAINFVLLWYLVQGDFERPKRSEELRFFLGTIAVAATLVIAILWIDGEVTTSVEETVRHGLFNVVSILTTTGYASMDFDAWGPGAKHVLFLCMFVGGMAGSTTCSIKSLRWLVIGKGLYRNLFTSAHPRAVRPVRLGDAVVDEDTINQIFSYVLLAIVIFFLLTVFVVADASRSGTVVSEFEALAASASIFLNIGPAFGMAGPMDNYAGFPTTTRFVMVIMMWVGRIEIIPVLVLLVPAFWKS, encoded by the coding sequence ATGAGTGTCCGCGTCGACTGGCGATCGAGTGCCAGCCTGACCGGGACGGTCCTGAAGTGGCTCGCCGTCCCGCTGGCCGTGCCGCTCGTGTTGGCCGCGATCGAGGGCGAAGCGGCGGGTCCGTTCGCCGTCGCGATCGCCGTCACGGTCGTCGTCGGACTCTCGATGGAGCGACTTTCCGACGAGCGCGAGCTGGGCCACCGCGAGGCGTTCTTGATGGTCGCGATCACCTGGCTCGGCGTCGCGGTCGTCGGCGCGATCCCGTTCTTCCTTGCCGGCCTCGACGCCGATCCCGAGTCGTCGTTCTACAACCCGCTTACCGAGCTCGTCTTTGCGGGCGAGCCGTCTGCCGGCCCGGTCGTCCTCGGGGCGCTCGTCGATTCGCTGTTCGAGTCCACGAGCGGACTGACGACGACGGGCGCGACGATCATGACCGGCTGGGACTTCGAGAACCAGTCGGCGGCGATCATGCTCTGGCGCCAGCTCATCCAGTGGCTCGGCGGGCTCGGCATCCTCGTCGTCGCGATCGGACTCCTCTCGAACCTGATGGTCGGTGGCGCGCAGTTGATGGAAACCGAATCCCAGACCCGCGACGTCCGGAAGCTCACGCCGGAGATCGAGAAGACGGCGCGGATCATCTGGGGACTCTACGTGGGGATCACGGTCGCGGCGGCCGCGACGTTCTACGGGCTTCACCTGCTGGGGCTGGCACCGAACATGGATCTCTTCAACGCGATATCGCACGCGCTGACGAGCGTCGCGACGGCCGGCTTCTCGCCCGAACCGGAGAGCGCCGGCGCGTTCAGCCCGATCGCCCAGTGGTCGATGCTGCCGTTCATGCTCCTCGGGGCGATCAACTTCGTCCTGCTGTGGTACCTCGTCCAGGGCGACTTCGAGCGCCCGAAGCGATCCGAGGAGCTTCGATTTTTCCTCGGGACGATCGCCGTCGCCGCGACGCTGGTGATCGCCATCCTGTGGATCGACGGCGAGGTCACGACGTCGGTCGAGGAGACGGTCAGACACGGCCTGTTCAACGTCGTCTCGATCCTCACGACGACGGGCTACGCCTCGATGGACTTCGACGCCTGGGGGCCGGGCGCGAAACACGTGCTCTTTCTGTGCATGTTCGTCGGCGGGATGGCCGGCTCGACGACGTGTTCGATCAAGTCGCTGCGCTGGCTGGTCATCGGCAAGGGGCTGTACCGGAACCTGTTCACGTCGGCCCACCCGCGGGCCGTTCGCCCCGTTCGACTCGGCGACGCCGTCGTCGACGAGGACACGATCAACCAGATCTTCTCGTACGTCCTCCTCGCGATAGTTATCTTCTTCCTGCTCACGGTCTTCGTGGTCGCGGACGCTTCGCGGTCGGGAACCGTCGTCTCGGAGTTCGAGGCCCTCGCCGCGTCGGCGTCGATCTTCCTCAACATCGGTCCGGCGTTCGGCATGGCCGGTCCGATGGACAATTACGCCGGATTCCCGACGACGACCCGGTTCGTCATGGTGATTATGATGTGGGTCGGCCGCATCGAGATCATCCCGGTGCTCGTGTTGCTGGTACCGGCGTTCTGGAAGTCCTGA
- the trkA gene encoding Trk system potassium transporter TrkA produces the protein MRVVIVGAGAVGRAIAENLEDGHDVVVVDREEDVVEELTYELDVLAIAGDGTEISTLERAGVDEADIVIACTDSDETNVVICGASKTASDAFTIARVRRRTLLETWKGSEGAFGVDFMVCTDLLTAEAIFRITGLPGARDVDSFAGGLVRMAEFEIDEESAVAGQTVEEADRYDSLTFAAVFRDDEMFVATGETVMCAGDRVVVIGSPESVSHFAGEISETESGGSKEVVIVGASEIGFQAAREFEEHGHRPRLIEQDPVRAREVAEKLPNTLVLESDATDVDFLAAEHVDEADILIAALDSDEKNLLEALLAHRVGVDRTVAVIENVEYATLFETVGVDVVINPREETAEEIVRFTRTDNTEKVVMLEHDRAEVIEIEVGPNSKLVGRTIADATADLPDGVVIGAISRRGKLITPRGTTSVQLGDHIVVFVDAAVLDQVVDLI, from the coding sequence GTGCGGGTCGTGATCGTCGGGGCGGGTGCCGTCGGTCGAGCCATCGCCGAAAACCTAGAAGACGGCCACGACGTCGTGGTCGTCGACCGGGAGGAAGACGTCGTCGAGGAGCTCACGTACGAGCTCGACGTGCTCGCGATCGCGGGCGACGGGACCGAAATATCGACGCTCGAACGCGCTGGCGTCGACGAGGCGGATATCGTCATCGCCTGTACCGACTCGGACGAGACGAACGTCGTGATCTGCGGGGCGAGCAAAACCGCGAGCGACGCGTTCACCATCGCCCGGGTCCGTCGGCGCACCCTCCTCGAGACCTGGAAGGGGTCGGAGGGCGCCTTCGGCGTCGACTTCATGGTGTGTACGGACCTGCTGACCGCCGAAGCGATCTTTCGCATCACGGGGCTACCCGGCGCCCGGGACGTCGACTCGTTCGCCGGCGGACTCGTCCGCATGGCGGAGTTCGAGATCGACGAGGAGAGCGCCGTCGCCGGCCAGACCGTCGAGGAGGCCGACCGCTACGACTCGCTCACCTTCGCGGCCGTCTTCCGGGACGACGAGATGTTCGTCGCGACCGGCGAGACGGTGATGTGTGCCGGCGACCGAGTCGTCGTCATCGGGAGCCCGGAATCGGTCTCGCACTTCGCCGGTGAAATCTCTGAGACGGAGTCGGGCGGGTCGAAGGAGGTCGTGATCGTCGGCGCGAGCGAGATCGGCTTTCAGGCCGCTCGCGAGTTCGAAGAGCACGGCCACCGCCCGCGGCTGATCGAACAGGACCCCGTCCGAGCGCGCGAGGTCGCAGAGAAGTTACCGAACACGCTCGTCTTGGAGAGCGACGCGACCGACGTCGACTTTCTCGCCGCAGAGCACGTCGACGAGGCCGACATCCTCATCGCCGCGCTCGACAGCGACGAGAAGAACCTCCTGGAGGCGCTGTTGGCCCACCGGGTCGGCGTCGATCGTACCGTCGCCGTCATCGAGAACGTCGAGTACGCGACGCTGTTCGAGACCGTCGGCGTCGACGTCGTGATCAATCCGCGCGAGGAGACCGCAGAGGAGATCGTCCGCTTTACGCGGACCGACAACACGGAGAAAGTCGTCATGTTAGAACACGACCGCGCGGAGGTGATCGAGATCGAAGTCGGGCCGAACAGCAAACTCGTCGGCCGAACGATCGCCGACGCGACGGCCGATCTTCCCGACGGCGTCGTCATCGGCGCAATCTCGCGACGCGGGAAGCTGATCACGCCCCGCGGGACCACCTCGGTCCAGCTGGGCGACCACATCGTCGTCTTCGTCGACGCCGCCGTACTCGACCAAGTCGTGGACCTGATCTGA
- a CDS encoding HAD family hydrolase, whose amino-acid sequence MIRAVVFDLDETLAVPDRDRETLLSEAAEAVGEPPLSRSAYVEAHRRNLTSETREPIFDELLDARESETDPEALTTAYRESVTAALSPLPGVESMLAELRERYHVGLLTNGPVRAQRAKLEALGWESAFDAALITGELEAGKPDPRAFEAILAELGVRAEETVYVGDDVDADVSGATDAGLTAVQVLRADDERDPRAAAGVAQDALAAELPAILDELDGT is encoded by the coding sequence ATGATTCGCGCGGTCGTCTTCGATCTCGACGAAACGCTCGCCGTCCCGGATCGGGACCGCGAGACCCTGCTCAGCGAGGCGGCCGAGGCGGTCGGCGAACCGCCGCTCTCGCGCTCGGCCTACGTCGAAGCCCACCGTCGCAACCTGACGAGCGAGACGCGTGAGCCCATATTCGACGAGTTGCTCGATGCGCGCGAGAGTGAGACCGATCCCGAGGCGCTCACGACGGCCTACCGGGAGTCGGTGACGGCCGCGCTCTCGCCGCTCCCCGGCGTCGAGTCGATGCTCGCCGAGCTTCGCGAACGCTACCACGTGGGGCTGCTCACCAACGGGCCCGTACGGGCCCAGCGCGCGAAACTCGAAGCGCTCGGCTGGGAGTCGGCGTTCGACGCGGCGCTGATCACCGGCGAACTCGAGGCTGGCAAACCGGACCCGCGAGCGTTCGAGGCGATCCTGGCGGAACTGGGGGTTCGCGCCGAGGAGACGGTCTACGTCGGCGACGACGTCGACGCGGACGTCAGCGGGGCGACCGACGCCGGGTTGACCGCCGTGCAGGTGCTTCGGGCGGACGACGAACGCGACCCGCGCGCCGCGGCGGGGGTCGCCCAGGACGCGCTCGCCGCGGAGTTGCCGGCTATTCTCGACGAACTCGACGGTACGTGA
- a CDS encoding DUF2240 family protein, whose product MSLQVAVAAPFSQEGTRTLRENEFVVALSMDRDWFSPDQAKRLADVATEEGLLERDGSDLALTFDAQSVTIPEDFVPDEDILRERSTFERVLDALVADGHPKHEVVGAINACQQELAVAIEVAAIVHARRLGVDVDDHVESARAAVTGEDSA is encoded by the coding sequence ATGAGCCTGCAGGTCGCCGTCGCCGCGCCGTTCAGTCAGGAGGGTACCCGGACGTTACGGGAAAACGAGTTCGTCGTCGCCCTGTCGATGGATCGCGACTGGTTCTCGCCCGACCAGGCGAAGCGACTGGCCGACGTCGCGACCGAGGAGGGGCTCCTAGAGCGGGACGGCTCCGACCTCGCGCTCACGTTCGACGCACAGAGCGTGACGATACCCGAAGACTTCGTTCCCGACGAGGACATCCTTCGCGAGCGCTCGACGTTCGAACGCGTCCTCGACGCGCTCGTCGCCGACGGTCACCCGAAACACGAAGTCGTCGGCGCGATCAACGCCTGCCAGCAGGAACTCGCCGTCGCGATCGAGGTCGCGGCGATCGTCCACGCCCGACGGCTCGGCGTCGACGTCGACGACCACGTCGAGTCGGCCAGGGCGGCCGTCACCGGCGAAGACTCGGCGTGA
- a CDS encoding 30S ribosomal protein S8e → MHDHGRSTRKRTGGRLKHARNHRKDELGREPTETQVGEPRFKTVTVRGNNSKTRALATDTAHVNTGEQTLTADIENVVENDANPNYVRRNIITKGAVIDTSEGTARVTSRPGQTGQVNAVLLE, encoded by the coding sequence ATGCACGATCACGGCCGCTCGACGCGAAAGCGTACCGGGGGACGACTCAAGCACGCGCGCAACCACCGAAAGGACGAACTCGGCCGCGAACCGACCGAGACGCAGGTCGGCGAGCCGCGGTTCAAGACGGTCACGGTCCGCGGAAACAACTCGAAGACCCGCGCCCTCGCGACCGACACCGCCCACGTCAACACCGGCGAGCAGACGCTCACCGCCGACATCGAGAACGTCGTCGAAAACGACGCCAACCCCAACTACGTGCGCCGGAACATCATCACGAAAGGCGCCGTCATCGACACCTCCGAGGGAACCGCGCGCGTCACCTCCCGTCCCGGCCAGACCGGCCAGGTCAACGCCGTCCTGCTCGAGTAA